The Winogradskyella schleiferi genome has a window encoding:
- the def gene encoding peptide deformylase: protein MILPIVAYGDAVLRKKAKAIDKDYPKLNELIENMYETMYGAYGVGLAAPQIGLAIRMFMVDTSPFADDEDLSEKEREQIKNFKKTFINAEILEEDGDEWAFNEGCLSIPEVREDVFRQPKIKIQYQDENFDTHVEEYDGLIARVIQHEYDHIEGILFTDKLSSFKKRLIKGRLTNISKGKIKIDYKMRFPAMSRKR from the coding sequence ATGATTTTACCAATCGTTGCCTATGGTGATGCTGTTTTAAGGAAAAAAGCAAAAGCCATTGATAAAGATTATCCGAAGTTAAATGAGCTAATAGAGAACATGTACGAAACCATGTATGGTGCCTATGGCGTTGGTTTGGCGGCACCTCAAATTGGTTTGGCTATTCGTATGTTTATGGTGGACACTAGTCCTTTTGCAGACGACGAAGATCTCTCGGAGAAAGAGCGAGAGCAGATAAAAAATTTCAAAAAGACATTTATTAATGCTGAAATTTTGGAAGAAGATGGCGATGAATGGGCTTTTAATGAAGGTTGTTTGAGTATTCCAGAGGTCAGGGAAGATGTGTTTAGGCAACCAAAGATTAAAATTCAATATCAAGATGAAAACTTTGATACGCATGTTGAAGAATACGATGGATTAATTGCTAGAGTGATTCAACATGAATACGACCACATAGAAGGTATTTTATTTACAGATAAACTATCATCTTTCAAAAAACGTTTAATAAAAGGACGTTTAACCAACATTTCTAAAGGTAAAATTAAAATAGATTA
- the ruvX gene encoding Holliday junction resolvase RuvX: MGRILAIDFGTKRTGIAVTDEMQIIASGLTTVDSKDLLDFLKDYVSKENVDKIVVGLPKQMNNTASESEVYIQKFLIKLAKAIPDIPIDRVDERFTSKMSIQTMIDSGLKKKQRRNKALIDEISATLILQSYLSSVQ, encoded by the coding sequence ATGGGACGAATTTTAGCCATTGATTTTGGTACAAAGCGAACAGGCATAGCAGTCACGGATGAAATGCAAATTATTGCATCAGGCCTTACAACAGTTGATTCCAAAGATCTACTTGACTTTTTAAAAGATTATGTATCAAAAGAAAACGTCGACAAGATAGTCGTGGGTTTACCTAAACAAATGAATAATACAGCTTCTGAAAGTGAAGTTTATATTCAGAAATTTTTGATAAAATTGGCAAAGGCTATTCCTGATATTCCAATAGATCGTGTTGATGAACGTTTTACCTCGAAGATGTCGATTCAAACGATGATTGATAGTGGCTTAAAGAAAAAACAGAGACGTAATAAAGCCTTAATTGATGAGATTAGTGCGACGTTGATTCTACAGAGTTATCTTTCTAGTGTGCAGTAG
- a CDS encoding 2,3,4,5-tetrahydropyridine-2,6-dicarboxylate N-succinyltransferase, translating into MKQLQSVIENAWEDRSLLTNKVTIDAIRGVIDLVDAGTLRVAEPTDNGWQVNEWVKKAVVLYFPIQKMETFEVGIFEYHDKIPLKRGYAAKGIRVVPHAVARHGAYISSGTILMPSYVNIGAYVDEGTMVDTWATVGSCAQIGKNVHLSGGVGIGGVLEPLQAAPVIIEDGAFIGSRCIVVEGVRVEKEAVLGANVVLTMSTKIIDVTGDEPVETKGVVPARSVVIPGSYTKKFAAGEYQVPCALIIGKRKESTNKKTSLNDALREYDVAV; encoded by the coding sequence ATGAAACAATTACAATCCGTTATAGAAAATGCTTGGGAAGACCGTTCTCTTTTAACTAATAAAGTCACCATTGATGCTATCAGAGGTGTCATTGACCTAGTCGATGCTGGGACATTGCGCGTTGCAGAACCCACTGATAATGGATGGCAGGTAAATGAATGGGTAAAAAAAGCTGTGGTTTTGTATTTCCCAATTCAAAAAATGGAAACTTTTGAAGTCGGCATTTTTGAATATCACGATAAAATTCCCCTGAAACGCGGTTATGCTGCTAAAGGGATTCGTGTTGTGCCACATGCCGTGGCAAGACATGGCGCTTATATTTCTTCCGGTACTATTTTAATGCCGAGTTATGTAAATATTGGTGCTTATGTAGATGAAGGTACGATGGTAGATACTTGGGCAACTGTTGGAAGTTGTGCGCAAATTGGTAAAAATGTGCATTTGTCTGGAGGTGTTGGCATTGGCGGCGTTTTAGAACCTTTACAAGCTGCTCCTGTAATTATTGAAGATGGTGCTTTTATTGGTAGTCGTTGCATAGTTGTTGAAGGGGTACGTGTTGAAAAAGAAGCTGTTTTAGGGGCTAATGTGGTCTTAACTATGAGTACCAAAATTATTGATGTTACTGGAGATGAACCTGTGGAAACCAAAGGTGTTGTTCCTGCACGTTCCGTTGTGATTCCTGGAAGCTATACCAAAAAGTTTGCTGCAGGCGAATACCAAGTGCCTTGTGCATTGATTATTGGTAAACGTAAAGAAAGTACTAATAAGAAAACGTCATTGAACGATGCTTTACGTGAGTATGATGTAGCGGTCTGA
- a CDS encoding lipopolysaccharide kinase InaA family protein, with translation MKQLYLHSDYKFLEKEVLEFIENFDSRGEYVVKGERNSIKKETLQNETLNVKQYKIPNFFNAFIYKYIRKSKARRSFEYASILIEKGILTPFPIAYYEETTAFGLRNSYYVSQQVEYDLDFRVLIHDLNYPNRDEILRQFTAFTFKLHENNINFLDHSPGNTLIVDNEDGNYDFYLIDLNRMRFEPMDFNKRMHNIRRLWPSKAMIKIMAKTYSKLYNKSYESTHALMLIHARDFQRKIDSKKLRRSGRKIKFKS, from the coding sequence ATGAAACAATTATACCTTCATTCAGACTATAAGTTTTTAGAAAAAGAAGTTTTAGAGTTTATAGAAAATTTTGATTCACGTGGCGAATATGTCGTAAAAGGAGAACGAAATTCTATAAAAAAGGAAACCCTTCAGAATGAAACGCTAAATGTAAAACAATACAAAATTCCCAATTTTTTTAATGCTTTTATTTATAAATATATTCGTAAATCGAAAGCCAGGCGCTCGTTTGAATATGCTTCAATTTTAATTGAGAAAGGTATATTGACCCCATTTCCGATTGCCTATTATGAAGAAACTACCGCCTTTGGTTTAAGAAACAGCTATTATGTAAGTCAACAAGTTGAGTACGATTTAGACTTTAGAGTATTGATTCACGATTTGAATTATCCAAATAGAGATGAAATTTTAAGACAGTTTACAGCCTTCACCTTTAAGCTTCATGAAAACAATATCAATTTTTTAGACCATTCACCAGGAAACACCTTAATTGTTGATAACGAAGATGGAAACTACGACTTTTATCTTATTGACTTAAATCGGATGCGTTTTGAACCTATGGATTTTAACAAACGTATGCATAATATAAGACGTTTGTGGCCATCAAAAGCGATGATAAAAATCATGGCAAAGACCTATTCCAAACTCTACAACAAATCCTACGAAAGCACGCATGCCTTAATGTTAATACACGCTAGGGATTTTCAAAGAAAAATTGATAGTAAAAAATTACGTCGTTCTGGACGAAAGATAAAATTTAAGTCTTAA